The proteins below are encoded in one region of Triticum aestivum cultivar Chinese Spring chromosome 1B, IWGSC CS RefSeq v2.1, whole genome shotgun sequence:
- the LOC123096680 gene encoding probable WRKY transcription factor 56: MENFREGDDRLQLQGDDELFHHFNYLQSSPLMDQQQLLQPQSSTCDAAADLGGPPGMPMPGLVDWASLLLPLGPGAAAGSTSQQQVVAGVVGEEMVSGVAGAAAPESGAGSSSGVGREETKGKGSARGRGSRKASRPRFAFQTKSENDVLDDGYRWRKYGQKAVKNSAFPRSYYRCTHHTCNVKKQVQRLAKDTSIVVTTYEGVHNHPCEKLMEALNPILRQLQFLSQL; encoded by the exons ATGGAGAACTTCCGTGAGGGAGACGATCGCCTGCAACTGCAAGGGGACGACGAGCTGTTCCATCACTTCAACTATCTACAGTCTTCGCCGCTGATGGaccagcagcagctgctgcagccgCAGTCGTCAACGTGTGACGCTGCGGCGGACCTGGGTGGCCCGCCGGGGATGCCCATGCCCGGGCTGGTGGACTGGGCGTCCCTGCTTCTCCCGCTGGGGCCGGGCGCCGCCGCTGGGTCCACGTCGCAGCAGCAGGTGGTGGCCGGTGTGGTCGGGGAGGAGATGGTGAGTGGCGTGGCGGGGGCGGCCGCGCCGGAGAGTGGTGCCGGGAGCAGTAGTGGCGTGGGAAGGGAGGAGACGAAAGGGAAGGGCAGTGCGCGCGGGCGGGGGAGCAggaaggcgagccggccgcggtTCGCGTTCCAGACCAAGAGCGAGAACGACGTCCTCGACGACGGCTACCGGTGGAGGAAGTACGGCCAGAAGGCCGTCAAGAACAGCGCCTTCCCCAG GAGCTATTACCGGTGCACGCACCACACATGCAACGTGAAGAAGCAGGTGCAGCGGCTGGCCAAGGACACGAGCATCGTGGTGACCACGTACGAGGGCGTCCACAACCACCCCTGCGAGAAGCTCATGGAGGCCCTCAACCCCATCCTCAGGCAGCTTCAGTTCCTCTCGCAGCTCTAA